From Haloferax marinisediminis, a single genomic window includes:
- a CDS encoding ATP-binding protein → MSKRHSVSINPDPSLMEDIGAASFTVAEAIVELVANSMDAQVEGTDIEVDIYIDSSEIRVVDNAKGMNGDVLAQAVRLGVKMDKIGKVSASRKGMFGLGMKTACASLGRRWSVTTRPVGEGTEYFVEFNLEEWTDRAGDSDFKWEIEIEEREPDEDGVLGVREHGTAIVVQELRDYNPLAGPVLDKLGRAYKGHIEDGDVIKVNGNRARPPEYDFIEGSKQEFNIPCGDDEEHRIYGWVALDKQTHNDDIFGLNLYRENQLVEPWNKDFFKAHLMTSRIIGEVHLDFVPPNFYKRGFERQSDEWKEARETMEEFLEPVVKASREASRGKDPKKFRKAARGLQKALGGGSEVADPDGGEEGEDEDTSGGGTGDDDGDSTHDEDELVQVDASTLSIDGKRIRLSYEMAGIPDERLPWDYIYDEATGELQAILNTNSRLLDKSEDHEIVGTLALADCIASFLTDEIGYESSDARRYRNMWLYQRLGE, encoded by the coding sequence ATGTCTAAGCGCCATAGCGTTTCTATCAACCCAGACCCGTCGTTGATGGAGGACATCGGAGCGGCGAGTTTCACGGTTGCAGAGGCTATCGTTGAACTTGTGGCGAACAGCATGGACGCCCAAGTCGAGGGAACCGATATCGAGGTTGACATCTACATCGACTCATCCGAGATTCGAGTAGTCGACAACGCGAAGGGGATGAATGGCGATGTCTTGGCTCAAGCCGTTCGCCTTGGGGTGAAAATGGATAAGATTGGGAAGGTCTCGGCCTCTCGGAAGGGGATGTTCGGCCTCGGAATGAAGACTGCGTGTGCCAGCCTTGGACGCCGGTGGTCGGTCACGACCCGTCCAGTCGGCGAGGGGACAGAGTACTTCGTTGAGTTCAACCTTGAGGAATGGACGGACCGAGCGGGCGATTCAGATTTCAAGTGGGAAATCGAAATCGAGGAACGAGAACCTGACGAGGATGGGGTCCTGGGGGTTCGCGAGCACGGGACCGCAATCGTGGTCCAAGAGCTCCGAGATTACAACCCCCTGGCCGGTCCGGTACTAGATAAACTTGGCCGGGCATACAAGGGACACATCGAGGACGGCGACGTCATCAAGGTGAATGGTAATCGAGCACGTCCCCCCGAGTACGATTTCATAGAAGGGTCCAAACAGGAGTTCAACATCCCATGTGGCGACGATGAGGAACACCGAATCTACGGGTGGGTGGCGTTGGACAAGCAAACCCACAACGATGACATCTTCGGTCTGAACCTCTACCGCGAGAACCAACTCGTTGAGCCTTGGAACAAGGACTTCTTCAAAGCTCACCTCATGACCTCCAGAATCATCGGTGAGGTACATCTCGATTTCGTCCCTCCAAACTTCTACAAGCGGGGGTTCGAGCGACAATCCGACGAATGGAAGGAAGCGAGGGAGACGATGGAGGAGTTCCTCGAGCCGGTGGTCAAAGCTTCTCGGGAAGCGAGCAGGGGCAAAGACCCGAAGAAGTTCCGGAAAGCTGCCAGGGGCCTTCAAAAGGCGCTGGGTGGCGGGTCTGAAGTTGCGGACCCTGACGGTGGCGAGGAAGGAGAGGATGAGGACACCTCGGGGGGCGGGACTGGGGACGATGATGGTGATTCGACGCACGATGAAGACGAGCTAGTGCAGGTCGATGCCAGCACCCTCTCCATCGATGGCAAACGGATTCGGCTTTCGTACGAGATGGCTGGGATACCCGACGAACGTCTCCCGTGGGATTACATTTATGATGAGGCAACGGGGGAACTGCAAGCCATCCTCAACACCAACTCGCGACTCCTCGACAAATCGGAAGACCACGAGATTGTAGGAACGTTGGCCTTGGCGGACTGCATCGCGTCCTTCCTCACTGACGAGATAGGGTACGAATCGTCCGATGCGAGACGCTATCGTAACATGTGGCTATACCAGAGGCTCGGTGAGTGA
- a CDS encoding DEAD/DEAH box helicase, which yields MVSVVHDELTTRFALKYPGTGLIQTSKQFTRAGHGQFTGDDWIVEGEHGKFDLRSTFSDGLFESAVPYEDSGNRIKLLLGEDPNTGDGEYPLFNRYGNNIPMEYVWGVRDALEDIGEIVTEDEGPGSLDDYRYHSDAKRRRITDTDVRLLAIKLCEALAHIERSIEHKNTDLKKPALNIPKLPDFGLDDRQLWEACQEYLDLEYTTHRQENFDHYLKPPLRRVRTGQSVLFRVDEVVKDKNDLTVTGTLPYDEFFANPSQILGGTKVKGSDSGGSGSWMVMTQLKQSGSALIQQQIDSPTDIENSVQVTVESIDHQTGHITLSASSGFWILSKREDAQKSRYRTPHRYPVRSQQEVVSKHEEWCTVVDEGALFILDPMADSYVQEYARTGLDYAENKPLYERLNTAFESGLATEFGDSIWEADTDLLARFYEEYSKAIGNSPKGKQRDFVEETEPPLAVLQGPPGTGKTKYTLAPALLWRLRLWEHTLRAQRSGSFLGVVTAPSHTAIDEVRDSVSEHWHAYNETTGNLDDVVFVRLVSNPSQIGKDLPGVEYCHYHGRDDIKRFEELLFSETDVILLGTPSSIRSTLDKFAKSTAMLPMNSVEQLLEAGVPLFDLLVVDEASMIDLPQFLLPASFLKSTSQTLLVGDHRQMEPVQKHEWEGEDRRTIEENIPFMSALNFVRFLRGDLDETESIHRESPNIGDAIPIIGLEQSYRFHRVTAELLRRLVYQQDGIDFYSKREDLLDCVDTSTAGVAAAMDSERPITLVVHGEKGSQDSNLTEVALIEALLDGLPEADPDEVGIVTPHNAQKSRLRDLVGTKALSDTVERFQGGERETIFISTTASDPDYVRGESKFLLNPNRLNVALSRMEKKVVLIASESVFDFIPPKADEYEKTLIWKRLYGELGVGRERPVWRGTVGTFCPTGVDTPKKGDASVEVYGLGKDWME from the coding sequence ATGGTCTCTGTCGTCCACGACGAATTGACCACACGTTTCGCGCTCAAATACCCCGGAACTGGGCTTATTCAAACGTCCAAACAATTCACACGAGCGGGCCACGGGCAGTTCACGGGTGACGATTGGATTGTCGAGGGTGAACACGGAAAGTTCGACCTCCGGTCGACGTTCTCTGATGGCCTGTTCGAGAGTGCTGTTCCTTACGAAGATAGTGGTAATCGAATCAAACTGTTACTTGGTGAGGATCCAAACACGGGAGACGGTGAGTACCCACTATTCAACCGATATGGTAACAATATCCCGATGGAGTACGTCTGGGGTGTTCGAGATGCGCTAGAGGATATCGGCGAGATCGTCACTGAAGACGAAGGCCCCGGCTCACTCGACGACTATCGATACCATTCAGACGCCAAGCGCCGCCGGATCACCGATACAGATGTCCGCTTGTTAGCCATCAAACTCTGTGAAGCGCTAGCCCACATCGAACGCAGTATCGAGCACAAAAACACCGATCTGAAAAAGCCGGCGTTGAACATACCGAAGCTTCCTGACTTCGGACTCGACGACCGACAGCTTTGGGAAGCCTGCCAAGAGTACCTTGACCTCGAATATACGACACACAGACAGGAGAACTTCGACCACTATCTAAAACCGCCGCTTCGACGAGTCCGCACAGGTCAGTCGGTCCTCTTTCGCGTCGACGAGGTCGTCAAAGACAAGAACGATCTCACGGTGACTGGTACACTCCCATACGATGAGTTCTTCGCGAACCCGTCGCAGATCCTTGGTGGGACAAAAGTAAAAGGGTCCGACAGTGGCGGTAGCGGAAGTTGGATGGTCATGACCCAACTCAAGCAATCAGGCTCGGCACTTATCCAACAACAGATTGACTCTCCAACCGACATCGAGAATTCTGTTCAGGTGACGGTGGAGTCAATCGACCACCAAACAGGACACATAACGCTCTCAGCAAGCTCAGGGTTCTGGATACTCAGCAAGCGAGAAGACGCACAGAAAAGTCGGTACCGGACACCGCATCGGTACCCTGTGCGTAGCCAACAGGAGGTCGTCTCTAAACACGAAGAGTGGTGTACCGTCGTCGACGAGGGGGCGCTGTTTATTCTCGACCCGATGGCGGACAGCTACGTTCAAGAGTACGCACGAACGGGGCTTGACTACGCCGAAAATAAACCGCTGTATGAACGTCTGAACACGGCGTTCGAGAGTGGATTAGCAACCGAGTTTGGCGACTCGATTTGGGAGGCTGATACTGATCTACTAGCGAGGTTCTACGAGGAGTACAGCAAGGCAATCGGCAACTCGCCAAAGGGGAAACAGCGTGATTTCGTCGAGGAGACCGAACCACCACTTGCAGTCCTTCAGGGTCCACCTGGGACTGGGAAGACGAAGTACACGCTCGCACCAGCGTTGTTGTGGCGACTTAGACTCTGGGAGCACACATTACGTGCTCAACGTAGTGGGTCATTTTTGGGTGTTGTGACTGCTCCCTCTCACACCGCTATCGACGAAGTCCGAGATTCAGTGTCGGAACACTGGCATGCATACAATGAAACGACTGGAAACCTGGATGACGTCGTGTTCGTCCGACTGGTCTCGAACCCAAGTCAAATCGGAAAGGACCTCCCTGGTGTCGAGTACTGCCACTATCACGGAAGAGATGACATCAAACGGTTTGAAGAGCTCTTGTTCTCAGAGACGGACGTCATCTTACTGGGGACACCGTCATCCATCCGGAGCACACTGGATAAGTTCGCGAAATCGACGGCGATGCTGCCGATGAACAGTGTGGAACAACTGCTCGAAGCAGGTGTTCCGCTGTTCGACCTGCTCGTCGTCGACGAAGCGAGTATGATCGACCTGCCACAGTTCCTTCTTCCCGCCTCGTTCCTCAAATCCACGAGCCAGACGCTGTTGGTGGGGGACCACAGACAGATGGAACCGGTGCAAAAACACGAATGGGAGGGCGAAGACCGCCGGACCATCGAAGAGAACATCCCGTTCATGTCTGCGCTGAACTTCGTTCGGTTCCTCCGTGGAGACCTTGATGAGACTGAAAGCATTCACCGAGAATCGCCGAACATCGGGGACGCAATCCCCATTATTGGACTCGAGCAGTCTTATCGATTCCACCGTGTAACCGCAGAACTCCTCAGACGACTCGTCTATCAACAGGACGGAATCGACTTCTACTCAAAACGTGAGGATCTCTTGGATTGTGTAGACACGAGTACCGCGGGAGTCGCCGCAGCGATGGATTCGGAACGACCAATAACGCTGGTAGTTCACGGCGAAAAAGGAAGTCAAGACTCTAATTTGACTGAAGTCGCTCTTATTGAAGCGTTGCTGGACGGGCTCCCAGAAGCAGACCCTGACGAAGTGGGGATTGTCACTCCACATAACGCACAAAAATCGAGGCTCAGAGATCTGGTTGGAACGAAAGCACTCTCGGATACTGTCGAGCGGTTCCAAGGGGGAGAGCGAGAAACGATCTTCATTTCGACGACAGCGAGTGACCCGGACTACGTCCGTGGCGAATCGAAATTCCTGTTAAATCCGAACCGACTCAACGTCGCACTATCTCGGATGGAAAAGAAAGTCGTTCTCATCGCGAGTGAGTCGGTATTTGATTTCATCCCACCCAAAGCAGACGAATACGAGAAGACTCTCATCTGGAAACGGTTGTATGGCGAACTGGGTGTGGGTCGAGAGAGACCCGTGTGGAGGGGAACCGTCGGCACGTTCTGTCCAACTGGAGTGGATACGCCAAAGAAAGGAGATGCTTCTGTTGAGGTCTACGGTTTGGGGAAAGACTGGATGGAATAG
- a CDS encoding helicase-related protein produces the protein MSSNDALFTELDLDILYEGWGQDILDSFVRPVLKRARSYDRLTGFFTVDSLLAVADGIDALWRKEGTMRLIVGIHDVPHEILEAERLDAKTADEMVEEVRRRLLEEVSTVQDEFARNRLATLAWMMNDGLLEIRIACPVDLENHRSGGIFHNKRMIFRDTEGNTVVGVGSPNETGAGMHGNIEELSVFTDWEEGQRAFVQRHTESFENIWNDEREYLKVVELDDSFASELLDQLNAPKQPPMLQRPPSVKIDEVLEIVKSSPAYSVLSFDNVGLYPHQERVFVEALSRWPIRVLLADEVGLGKTLEAGAILTYLLEFGDVEDATILAPANLLKQWQEELTLHFGLDFWRWDSTQTEYISPTGEIWNQPLGGNPVGPAAPSRVLISAQLARGTRQRGHIYEDADRFPDVILVDEAHAARVRPTLDGSYRPTRLWRLLDDVSQEVAHLVFMTATPLQTNLYEYHSLLALLGLPELWDDSEVYERSLEILSGGEGAKSLQNARWTLRLLEAVVNDMKYTPDNISPTQRKLLEMAKYSGESPSLDAINEVMEDWSSAFDLLVKLHPAHLLTLRNNRSSLVELGYRFPERRFESPALDIPLEVNQFYDGLHEYLREAYGSVEEAADPNREISLGFTKSSYHQRTASSLNSAICSLENRLQKIDAIAEGYDTDADVLEEEYEEPDISPDEEESLSENTSSEQRRLERAKSIESTYIMDLIGRLENFVDDGPLRDPKMDTMVGLLNEHLPEEGVLVFSRYTDTLDACLEAFRANQSDNLDVGYGLYTGQDAWITTDETQRPATKQDVKLALEDEDIRVVFCSEAAAEGLNLQAARVMINIDVPWNPAKLEQRIGRIARLGQTADEVVIYNLWYPDSVEAKMYTRLTERKDLYDIAVGQSPEIVSNAIRSRVVSRDRRSSGNIEDAIANLGEIRQSVQHAAIQKVWGSPEELIPLSTRVRRAFLEVLAVVAPNATLESGASSVRVTLSQPDGNSIIAESEPEDRSVLTLHHEMLQVLSDLRGVLLADEELLVVEDSASNHPIGLCLKSDDSIAVIPPASLPELVSRLINGESMRTLVRGDGWIPRDEADFSKQIYATSRWLPNHALLKAPFDELDSIEEQPSWSGLNLHLRPL, from the coding sequence ATGTCCTCGAATGATGCGCTCTTCACGGAGCTCGATTTGGACATCCTCTACGAGGGCTGGGGTCAGGATATTCTCGATTCGTTCGTCCGCCCCGTCCTCAAACGCGCTCGTAGCTACGACCGACTGACCGGGTTCTTCACCGTCGACTCGCTATTGGCAGTCGCGGACGGTATAGACGCTCTGTGGCGGAAGGAAGGGACGATGCGCCTGATTGTCGGTATACACGACGTCCCTCATGAGATTCTTGAGGCTGAAAGGCTGGATGCAAAGACTGCTGACGAGATGGTTGAGGAGGTTAGAAGACGTCTGCTCGAGGAGGTATCGACTGTCCAGGACGAGTTCGCTCGGAACAGGCTCGCTACACTGGCATGGATGATGAACGACGGGTTGCTCGAGATTCGTATCGCCTGCCCGGTCGACCTCGAGAACCACCGGTCTGGAGGTATCTTTCACAACAAGCGGATGATATTCCGAGATACCGAAGGCAACACCGTCGTCGGTGTGGGCAGCCCGAACGAAACAGGCGCCGGGATGCACGGGAACATCGAGGAACTGAGCGTCTTCACCGATTGGGAAGAAGGCCAACGAGCGTTTGTTCAGCGCCACACAGAGAGCTTCGAGAACATTTGGAATGATGAACGTGAGTACCTCAAGGTCGTCGAGCTCGACGATTCTTTCGCGAGCGAACTTCTCGACCAGCTCAACGCCCCGAAACAGCCCCCTATGTTGCAGCGCCCCCCCTCCGTGAAGATTGACGAGGTACTCGAAATCGTTAAATCAAGCCCTGCATATTCAGTACTCTCGTTCGACAACGTGGGGTTGTACCCACACCAAGAGCGCGTGTTCGTCGAAGCACTTAGCCGATGGCCCATTCGAGTCCTCCTCGCAGACGAAGTTGGCCTTGGAAAGACCCTCGAAGCTGGGGCGATACTGACCTACTTACTGGAATTCGGTGATGTCGAGGACGCGACGATTCTCGCCCCAGCCAACCTCCTCAAGCAATGGCAGGAAGAACTCACGTTGCATTTCGGGCTCGACTTCTGGCGGTGGGATTCGACGCAGACAGAATACATCTCACCCACGGGTGAAATCTGGAATCAACCGCTCGGCGGCAATCCAGTCGGTCCGGCAGCCCCTTCACGTGTCCTGATATCCGCACAACTCGCGAGAGGGACGAGGCAGCGGGGCCATATCTACGAAGACGCAGATCGGTTCCCTGACGTCATACTCGTCGACGAGGCGCATGCTGCAAGGGTTCGACCGACCCTTGATGGTTCGTATCGCCCGACGAGACTCTGGCGACTGCTTGACGACGTTTCCCAGGAGGTAGCCCATCTTGTATTCATGACTGCAACTCCCCTTCAGACGAATCTGTATGAGTATCATTCGTTGCTCGCGTTACTGGGGTTGCCGGAACTCTGGGACGATTCGGAGGTGTACGAACGGTCGCTCGAGATTCTCTCCGGTGGCGAAGGTGCAAAGAGTCTCCAGAACGCTCGCTGGACTCTCCGATTGTTGGAAGCGGTGGTTAATGACATGAAATACACTCCCGACAATATCTCGCCTACCCAGCGAAAGCTCCTTGAGATGGCGAAGTACTCCGGCGAGAGCCCATCGCTAGACGCTATTAACGAAGTCATGGAGGATTGGTCAAGCGCGTTCGACCTTTTGGTCAAACTCCATCCCGCACATCTTCTCACACTCAGAAACAACCGATCTTCACTCGTAGAACTCGGGTATCGGTTCCCGGAGCGGCGGTTCGAATCTCCCGCGCTCGATATCCCATTGGAAGTCAATCAGTTCTACGATGGTCTCCATGAGTACCTACGGGAGGCGTACGGGTCAGTCGAGGAAGCAGCAGACCCTAATCGGGAGATTAGTCTTGGGTTCACGAAGAGTTCGTATCACCAACGGACTGCCTCGAGTCTCAATTCTGCCATCTGTAGTTTGGAGAATCGCCTGCAGAAGATTGACGCGATAGCGGAAGGATACGACACGGACGCTGATGTCCTCGAAGAAGAGTACGAAGAGCCGGATATCAGTCCGGATGAGGAAGAGTCACTCTCTGAGAACACCAGTTCCGAGCAGCGACGGCTGGAACGTGCGAAGAGTATCGAATCAACCTACATTATGGATTTGATTGGACGATTGGAGAACTTCGTCGATGATGGTCCCCTCCGTGACCCGAAGATGGATACGATGGTCGGGTTGCTGAATGAGCACCTCCCCGAAGAGGGAGTCCTCGTCTTCTCACGGTACACCGACACTCTCGATGCCTGTCTCGAAGCGTTCAGAGCAAATCAATCAGATAATCTGGATGTCGGATATGGGTTGTACACCGGGCAGGATGCGTGGATCACGACGGACGAAACACAGCGTCCGGCGACCAAACAGGACGTAAAACTCGCCTTGGAAGACGAGGATATTCGGGTTGTCTTCTGTTCTGAGGCCGCCGCGGAAGGGTTGAACCTGCAGGCTGCTCGGGTGATGATAAACATCGATGTTCCTTGGAACCCGGCGAAGTTGGAGCAACGAATCGGTCGCATCGCTCGTTTGGGCCAAACGGCTGACGAGGTGGTAATATACAATCTGTGGTATCCTGACAGCGTCGAAGCGAAGATGTACACCCGCCTGACCGAACGCAAGGATTTGTACGATATCGCCGTGGGTCAGTCGCCGGAGATTGTCAGTAACGCAATACGCTCGAGGGTCGTCTCAAGAGATAGACGAAGTAGTGGTAACATCGAGGACGCCATCGCAAACCTTGGCGAGATTCGACAGAGCGTCCAACATGCCGCAATTCAGAAGGTCTGGGGTTCGCCCGAAGAGCTGATTCCGCTCTCAACGAGAGTTCGAAGAGCGTTCTTGGAGGTATTGGCAGTTGTTGCGCCGAACGCGACGCTCGAATCGGGGGCGTCTTCGGTTCGCGTGACGCTATCCCAGCCCGATGGCAATTCGATTATCGCGGAATCAGAGCCAGAGGATAGGTCGGTCTTGACGCTCCACCATGAGATGCTGCAGGTGCTGTCCGACTTGAGAGGGGTCCTACTGGCAGACGAAGAACTCTTGGTGGTCGAAGATTCGGCATCCAACCACCCGATTGGACTTTGTCTCAAAAGCGATGATTCTATCGCCGTTATCCCCCCTGCTTCTCTTCCTGAGTTGGTCTCAAGGCTCATCAATGGGGAATCAATGCGTACCCTTGTCCGCGGAGACGGCTGGATTCCTAGAGACGAAGCAGATTTCAGCAAGCAAATCTATGCGACGTCTCGATGGCTTCCTAATCATGCTCTGCTGAAAGCTCCGTTCGATGAGTTGGACTCCATTGAAGAGCAACCATCTTGGAGCGGGCTGAACCTACATCTTCGACCTCTCTAA
- a CDS encoding ATP-dependent DNA helicase, with protein MISLPLSLDGFLSRLEDANKERFDDENWSFNEGQRAAITSADGPLCITAGPGSGKTEVLISRALRLLLVDGVAPKSILITTFTEKAAQNLEERIADRLSTLGFEDEVDANALRIGTLHSLCNDLIQEYRYPEYANVELLDADGQQLFMYDNCDFVDYVRGRGLDVEEWETISEEELSGDEWRFFKPMLGWGISDQYGPNKWQATSGAATLLDRVSQYRVDTAAMQSQAPDQWKACAEGLEKYRKTLKDNSRCDFSRLLEIFIEFIGSESGRRLVDGDEERNRPPLTHVLVDEYQDTNPLQQELYFRLAEELDQPNITVVGDDDQALYRFRGGTVECLIQFPTRAAERFDTSVETVQLRHNYRSTKDVVDWCNRYLDDYPLMQVPGARAPDKDSMLVGRDDTAGRPSVKALLEGSSDSVAAEKAAELVEQLYERDYITDYSQVAFLFKSTKETPKNAGPYVAALRERGIPVYNPRNKAFLKQTEIKFALGALLHCIDPGLDGAETINIRGRTRTQLNTWYDSYEEFVDEFDAGELAAYVETRREALEDAEGGDSLGLTLLDLFYRVLSFEPFQTWIESPDYPAPGNRLGQLSNLFDSFMSVSGAHRLSKSTRSETVSTRFLRQFYWQFCGYLEASDFDEPEDPYNQIPEGFVQVMTVHQAKGLEFPVVFTSDLDSEPWMSGTYWIEEQVRPYASINPSGTETERAERDELRRFFVAYSRAEEDLILLDNEGAPTTLSLGYSEDNDELTTEWFDDERRVRTPDDFFETAQESVGSHNSTTLKRRYSITGDVLAYRRCKRQYGYYNEMSFVPDHATQLFFGRVVHETLDRAHRHYSGEIDGVSAGTIPSDGDIETYFREVASSLKAQNIRPMSQKAEETALKYIQRFNRREGADLYPRVVDTEHHLQSNRGEFVLEGIVDVLLGDEDGREIWDYKAGSRPDSDKELDDYRAQLNTYAELYAYQRGEYPDRGVIYFVGEDSRDDAMFELSFSTGEVEDALTAFDETVRDIEQSRSTRDWFGISQMEAPSEGTCTECDIRWNCPARPQFKRNLN; from the coding sequence ATGATATCGCTTCCACTTTCTCTCGACGGTTTCCTCTCCCGTCTCGAGGACGCAAACAAAGAACGATTTGATGACGAAAACTGGTCGTTCAATGAGGGGCAACGGGCAGCAATCACCAGCGCAGATGGGCCGCTTTGCATCACTGCAGGCCCCGGCAGTGGAAAAACTGAGGTACTCATTTCTCGGGCATTGCGACTTCTCTTGGTCGATGGAGTTGCGCCCAAATCGATTCTCATCACCACGTTCACCGAGAAGGCCGCACAGAATCTCGAAGAACGAATCGCTGACCGACTTTCGACGCTCGGGTTCGAAGACGAGGTCGACGCTAATGCACTCCGCATCGGAACGCTCCACTCGTTGTGTAACGACCTCATACAGGAGTACCGATATCCCGAGTATGCGAACGTCGAACTACTCGATGCAGATGGACAGCAGTTGTTCATGTACGACAACTGTGATTTCGTGGACTACGTTCGTGGCCGGGGATTAGACGTCGAAGAGTGGGAGACGATTTCGGAGGAAGAACTGAGCGGAGACGAGTGGCGGTTCTTCAAACCCATGCTGGGTTGGGGAATCAGCGACCAGTATGGCCCGAACAAGTGGCAGGCCACGTCTGGTGCAGCGACCTTGCTTGATCGCGTCTCACAGTACAGAGTAGACACAGCAGCGATGCAATCTCAAGCACCCGATCAGTGGAAAGCCTGTGCTGAGGGGCTCGAAAAGTACCGAAAGACGCTCAAAGACAACAGTCGGTGTGACTTCTCTCGGTTGCTGGAAATCTTTATCGAGTTCATCGGAAGCGAAAGCGGGCGGCGACTTGTCGACGGCGATGAAGAGCGCAATCGTCCACCACTCACGCACGTCCTCGTCGACGAATATCAGGATACAAATCCGCTTCAACAAGAACTCTACTTCCGACTTGCAGAGGAACTCGACCAACCGAACATCACCGTAGTTGGTGATGACGACCAGGCTCTTTACCGGTTCCGTGGTGGGACGGTCGAGTGTCTGATACAGTTCCCAACGCGTGCCGCTGAACGCTTCGATACAAGCGTCGAGACCGTCCAACTTCGACACAACTACCGCTCGACGAAGGATGTCGTGGACTGGTGCAACCGATACCTCGACGACTACCCGCTCATGCAAGTGCCAGGAGCCCGCGCCCCTGACAAAGACTCGATGTTAGTCGGTAGAGATGACACAGCAGGGCGGCCGAGCGTCAAAGCACTCTTAGAGGGGAGCAGTGACAGTGTGGCAGCTGAAAAAGCAGCGGAACTCGTTGAGCAACTGTACGAACGAGACTACATCACAGACTACAGCCAAGTCGCGTTCCTGTTCAAGAGCACGAAAGAGACTCCCAAAAATGCAGGCCCGTACGTTGCTGCACTGCGTGAGCGAGGGATTCCTGTGTACAATCCCCGAAACAAAGCCTTCTTGAAACAGACCGAAATCAAGTTCGCACTCGGTGCACTCCTTCACTGTATCGACCCCGGCCTCGACGGTGCAGAGACAATCAACATTCGTGGTCGAACCCGGACACAACTAAACACCTGGTACGACAGTTATGAAGAGTTCGTGGACGAATTCGATGCGGGTGAACTGGCTGCGTACGTCGAAACGCGACGTGAAGCACTCGAGGACGCTGAAGGTGGCGACTCGTTAGGATTGACTCTCTTGGACCTGTTCTATCGGGTTCTTTCTTTCGAACCCTTCCAGACGTGGATTGAGAGCCCAGATTACCCAGCACCGGGGAACCGCCTAGGACAACTCTCCAATCTCTTCGATTCGTTCATGAGTGTGTCGGGTGCACACAGATTATCCAAGTCGACGCGGAGTGAAACTGTCTCCACACGATTTCTCAGACAGTTCTACTGGCAGTTCTGTGGGTACTTGGAAGCAAGCGACTTTGACGAACCAGAAGACCCCTACAACCAGATCCCAGAGGGATTCGTGCAGGTTATGACGGTCCACCAGGCGAAGGGTCTCGAGTTCCCAGTCGTGTTCACGAGCGACCTCGACAGCGAGCCGTGGATGTCCGGTACGTACTGGATTGAAGAACAGGTTCGACCCTACGCCTCAATCAACCCTTCAGGGACAGAAACGGAACGCGCAGAACGCGACGAGCTTCGCCGGTTCTTCGTCGCCTACTCCCGTGCGGAAGAAGACCTAATACTCCTCGATAACGAAGGCGCACCGACCACGCTTTCGCTGGGCTATTCGGAGGACAATGACGAACTTACTACCGAGTGGTTCGATGACGAACGGCGAGTTCGAACCCCGGATGACTTTTTCGAGACCGCCCAGGAATCAGTTGGTTCACACAATTCGACGACGCTGAAGCGCCGTTACAGCATTACGGGCGACGTACTCGCGTACAGGCGATGTAAACGGCAGTACGGTTACTACAACGAGATGAGTTTCGTCCCCGACCACGCGACGCAACTGTTCTTCGGTCGCGTCGTCCACGAAACGCTCGACCGGGCTCACCGACATTACAGCGGTGAAATCGACGGTGTATCTGCCGGAACAATCCCTAGCGATGGTGACATCGAGACTTACTTCCGCGAAGTTGCCTCGTCGTTGAAAGCCCAGAACATTCGACCAATGAGCCAAAAAGCCGAGGAGACGGCCCTCAAGTACATCCAACGGTTCAATCGGCGTGAAGGGGCTGACCTGTACCCGCGTGTCGTCGATACGGAACACCACCTCCAGAGTAACCGTGGTGAGTTCGTCCTCGAAGGCATCGTCGACGTCCTCTTGGGAGACGAAGACGGCCGTGAAATTTGGGACTACAAGGCCGGAAGTCGACCGGATTCCGATAAAGAACTCGACGACTACCGCGCACAACTTAACACGTATGCCGAACTCTACGCGTACCAACGAGGTGAGTACCCAGACCGTGGAGTCATCTACTTTGTTGGTGAAGATAGTCGAGACGACGCTATGTTTGAATTGTCGTTCTCGACCGGGGAAGTCGAAGACGCACTTACTGCGTTCGACGAGACGGTTCGAGATATCGAACAATCTCGAAGCACTCGAGATTGGTTCGGCATCTCACAGATGGAGGCGCCATCTGAAGGTACGTGTACCGAATGTGACATTCGTTGGAATTGTCCTGCGAGGCCACAGTTCAAGAGGAATCTAAACTAA